CGCTTTTCGGCGCAGGAGGCGCATCGCATCGGCTATGTGCATGAGGTGGTCGATGCCGACGGGCTGGACGCCGTGGTCGACGGCTGGCTCAAGCATTTGCTGAGTGCCGGCCCCGCCGCTGTTCGAGCCTGCAAGCGCCTGGTCCTGGACATGGCCGAGCGCGAAATCAGCGAGCAGCTGATTGCGGCGACCGTGGAGTCGATTGCCACCATCCGCGCCAGCAGCGAAGGCAAGGAAGGCGTGCAGGCCTTTCTCAACAAGCGCAAACCCAACTGGCTGCCCGGATGAGATGACAAACCTTGTGTCCGGGGCGCTTTAGAGTTCGGGCGAGACATAGGGAATGAACACCATGGATATCTGGCAAACCATCATCGACTGGCTGCACCGCATCGGCCTGCACATAGCCCCCGAAACGGCCAGGGCCGTGGGCGATGCTGCTGGCCAGGTCACAGATGTGGCCGCCAGGGCCGGGCAAGCCGTGGGGCAGATGGACATGGCCTCGATGCTTGCGCTGGCAGCGGCTCTGGGCTGGGCCAGCGGCTTTCGCCTTTATGCCGTGGTGTTTGTCGTGGGCCTGCTGGGTGCAAGTGGTCTGATGCCGCTGCCTGGCGGTCTGCATGTGTTGCAGCATCCCATGGTGCTGGTCATCAGCGGCGGTCTGCTGTTCGTGGAGTTCTTTGCCGACAAGATTCCCGTGGTCGATTCGGTCTGGGACCTGTTCCAGAGCGTGTTGCGCATTCCCGCCGGGGCGGCACTGGCGGCCTCGGTCTTTGCTGCCGACAGCAGCACCATGGCCATGGCCGCCGCCTTGATGGGCGGAACGCTGGCCGCGACCAGCCAGGCTGCCAAGACCACGACGCGTGCCCTCATCAACACCTCGCCCGAACCGTTCTCTAACGTGGGAGCCAGTCTGGCCGAGGACACGGTTTCGCTGGGTGCCATCTGGCTGGCGCTGACCAATCCGCTGGTCTTTGCCGCCGTGCTGCTGGTCGTGGTGATTGCGATGTGGCTGGTGATCTGGGCGCTGTGGCGCTTTCTCAAGGCGATTTTTCGACGTCTGCGCGGCAGTGGCGATGCGCAGGATTCATTGCAAAAAACATAGCTGCTTGCGCTTGATTTATATGCGCTGAGTGGTGATTTGACCGATAAACGGAGACGATATGTTCAAGAAAATTCTGATTGCGAATAGAGGTGAAATCGCCTGCCGCGTAGCCGCCACCGCCCGTCGCATGGGTGTGAAGACCGTGGCCGTGTATTCGGATGCCGATGCCCGGGCCAAGCATGTCGCGGCCTGCGACGAGGCCGTGCACATCGGCGGCAGCGCGCCCAAGGACAGCTATCTGCGCTGGGAGCGCATTCTCGAAGCCGCACAAGCCACAGGTGCCGAGGCCATCCACCCCGGCTATGGCTTTCTCTCCGAGAACGAAGACTTTGCCAATGCCTGCGCGGCGGCCGGTCTGGTCTTCATCGGCCCGCCCGCCAGTGCGATTCGCGCCATGGGTCTCAAGGCCGAGTCCAAGCAGCTGATGGAAAAGGCCGGCGTGCCGCTGGTGCCCGGCTATCACGGTCATGACCAGAACCCCGAGTTGCTGCAACGCGAGGCCGACCGCATCGGCTATCCCGTGCTCATCAAGGCCAGCGCGGGTGGCGGCGGCAAGGGCATGCGTCTGGTGGAAAAGAGCGAGGACTTCGCGGCTTCGCTGGAGTCCTGCAAGCGCGAGGCCATCAACAGCTTTGGCAACGATGCCGTGCTGATCGAGAAATACGTGCTGCGTCCGCGCCATATCGAGATTCAGGTGTTTGGCGATACACAGGGCAACTGCGTCTATCTGTTCGAGCGCGACTGCTCGGTGCAGCGCCGCCACCAGAAGGTGCTCGAGGAAGCGCCGGCGCCGGGCATGACTGCCGCGCTGCGCCAGAAGATGGGCGAGGCCGCCGTGGCCGCCGCCAAGGCCGTGAACTATGTGGGCGCGGGCACGGTGGAATTCATCGTCGAGCAGCCCGGCGGCTACGACCAGCCCGAAGCCATGAAGTTCTACTTCATGGAAATGAACACCCGGCTGCAGGTGGAACACCCCGTGACCGAAGCCATCACGGGCGAGGACCTGGTGCGGTGGCAGCTGCTGGTGGCTTCGGGACAGCCTTTGCCCAAGGCGCAGTCGGAACTCCGTATCCTGGGCCATGCGATCGAAGCACGCATCTGCGCCGAGAATCCCGAGAACAACTTCCTGCCCGCCACCGGCCATCTGGCCGTCTATCGCAAGCCCGTGTGCAGCAGCTTCGAGATCAGCGATGTGCGCGTTGACGATGGCGTGCGCGAGGGCGATGCGATCAGCCCCTTCTACGACTCCATGATCGCCAAGCTCATCGTCCATGGCGAGGACCGTGCCCAGGCGCTGGCGCGTCTGGATGCGGCGCTGGCCCAGACCCATATCGTGGGCCTGACGACCAATGTGCAGTTTCTGCGCCAGGTGGTGAAAAGCCAGGCTTTCTCCAATGCCTTGCTCGATACCGCGCTGATCGAGCGCGAGCGCGAGGCCTTGTTCGGCAAGGATTTCGTGGGCCGCGACCTGGCCGTCGCCGCTGCCATGGCCTGGCAGTTGCAGGGCGAGCAGGCAGGCCAGGGTGCCGACCCCTTCAGCCGCCGCGACGGCTGGCGCATGTCGGGCCGCTATGTGCGCTCCTTCGGCTTTGCCTACCGCGGCGAGGACTTCACGGCCGGCCTGGCCTATGGCCGCGGCACGCAGGCGGCGCAGACCTATCAGCTCGGCATTGGCGAGGGCGAGAGCCGCAGCGATGCCACGCTGCAGTGGCGCGCACTGGCCGACGGGCGGCTGGAGCTGGGCCTGGACGGCAAGCGCACGGTGGTCGTGGTCCATGCCCAGGGCGACCAGCTGTCCATCTTCACCGAGGCGGGCAGCACCCAGATCACCGTGGTCGACCAGCTGGCCCACGCCGGCGATACCGGCCATGAAGGCGGCCGCCTGACGGCACCCATGCCTGGCAAGGTGGTGTCCTTCACCGTCAAGGCCGGCGACAAGGTCAGCAAGGGCCAGCCGCTGGCAGTGATGGAAGCCATGAAGATGGAGCACACGATTGCTGCCCCAGGCGATGGCGTGGTGCTGGAGCTGCTGTATGTGCCCGGCGACCAGGTCAGCGAAGGCGCGGAGCTGCTGCGTATCGAGGTGGCCGCCTGATCCGGCCAGGGTTGAACTGTTTAACAAAAAGAGCGGCTTGCGCCGGACCATCCATGAATTCAGTTGCTTTCAATGATGAAATCGAGTCGGGTAAAGCGCAAGAAGCTTCTTTTTTGATAGCGGTCCATTGGCCATCCGCGTCTGCAGCAGGCATGGCAAAGCGTTAGGCTTGGCATCCATGAAAGTCTTATTTTGCTGTGACGATACGCGGCCGGAACCCTGGCTCAAAGGTTTGCATGACGCGCTGCCGGGCGCGGAGATTGCCATCTGGGAGCCGGGCGCGCCCCAGGCCGACTATGCACTGGTCTGGGCGCCGCCCCAGCAGTTCCTCGACGAGCAGGCGGCCGGCCTGAAGGCCATGTTCAACATCGGCGCGGGCGTGGACGCCTTGCTGCCGCTGCGCATTCCCGCCGAGCTGCCCGTCTACCGCCTCGAAGATGCGGGCATGGCCGTGCAGATGGCCGAGTATGTGGCCCAGGCCGTGATCCGCTTCTTTCGCGGCCTCGATCAGTACGAGTCCGATATGTCGCAAGGCCTGTGGCAGCACCAGCGCAACCCCAGGCGGGTGGACTATCCCGTGGGCGTGATGGGCCTGGGCAAGATGGGCGAGCGCGTGGCCAGGGCGCTGACGGTGTTCGATTTCAAGGTCAATGGCTGGAGCCGCTCGCCGCGCGAGCTGCAGGGCGTCGAATGCTTCAGCGGCATGGACAGCCTGGACCGCTTTCTGTCCGAGACGCGCATTCTGGTCAACCTGCTGCCCCTGCACGACGAGACCCGCGACATCATCAACGCCCGCACGCTGGCGCTGCTGCAGCCCGGAGCCTATGTGATCAATGTGGGGCGCGGCGGCCATGTGGTCGATGCCGACCTGATTGCGCAGATCGAGTCCGGCCATGTCAGCGGCGCCATGCTGGATGTGTTCCGCGAGGAGCCGTTGCCCGAGAATCATCCGTTCTGGAAGCAATCCAGAATCATCCTCACCCCCCATACCTCGGCCCGTACGCTGGCGGCGGACAGCATTGCCCAGATCGTGGGCAAGGTCGCTGCCATGAGCCGGGGAGAGCCCGTCACAGGTCGAGTCGATCTGAGAAAAGGGTATTAACCCCCTGAGCCGTTGCGCCTAGGCGGCTTAGCGGCTTCCCCCTTTCTCTGCGGAAGGGGGACGACGCCAACGCTGCGGGGCGGCCCTTGCTGGGCGTCTCTTGCGACGGGGGATTGTTCAGTGGTCCAGGTAAAGAAGCGATAGGAGAGCGAAATGAAATACCCCGCACGCGTCAAGATCATCGATGTGGGCCCGCGCGACGGCCTGCAGAACGAAAAGCAGCCTGTGCCTGCCGCGGTCAAGATCGAGCTGGTGCAGCGCCTGCAGGACGCCGGCCTCAAGGAAATCGAGGTCACCAGCTATGTGTCGCCCAAATGGGTGCCGCAGATGGCGGACAACGCCGAAGTCATGGCTGGCATAGCGCGCAGAGGCGGGGTGCTGTATTCGGTGCTGACGCCGAATCTCAAGGGCTTCGAGGCCGCGCTGGCCGGCAAGCCAGACGAGATCGTGGTGTTCGGTGCGGCCAGCGAGGCCTTCAGCCAGCGCAACATCAACTGCTCGATTGCAGAGAGCATCGAGCGCTTTGCGCCCGTGGTGCAGGCGGCCCTTGAGGCCGGCATTGCCGTGCGCGGCGCCATGAGCTGCACCGTGGGCTGCCCCTACGAGGGCGAGATCGCGCCCGAGAAGGTGGGCTATCTGGCCGGGCTGATGAAGAATATCGGCGTGCAGCGCGTGGACGTGGCCGACACCATCGGTGTGGGCACGCCCGTCAAGGTGCAAAAGGCGCTGGAAGCCACGCTGGCACACTTCGATCTCGACCAGGTGTCCGGCCATTTCCACGATACCTATGGTCAGGCCCTGAGCAACACGCTGGCGGCGCTGGACCTGGGAGTGTGGAACTTCCAGTCCTCGGTCGCTGGCCTTGGCGGCTGTCCCTATGCCAAGGGCGCCACGGGCAATGTGGCCACCGAAGACGTGGTCTATCTGCTGCAGGGCATGGGCATAGAGACCGGCATCGATCTCGACAAGCTGATCGATGCGGGCCAGTTCATCAGCGAGTACCTGGGCCGCCCCACGCAGTCGCGCGTGGCCAAGGCCTTGCTGACCAAGCGCGCGGGTTGAGGCCAAGCCCGGTCCGGACCGGCATGGGCGTTGTTACCATCGCCGCCATGCAAGCAAGATCACGTTTTTCGCGGGCCCTGTGTCTGGTGGCCGCTGCCCTGCTGGGCGGCTGCGCCGGCATGGATGCCCAGGAGTGCAGGGACACGGACTGGGCCTATCTGGGCCAGTTGGACGCCATGGACGGCAAGCAGGACATCACCACCCGGGCCAAGCGCCATTTCCGTACCTGCAAGGACAACGGCGTGCAGATGGATGTGCGGGCCTACCAGCAGGGCTGGCAGCAGGGACTGCGGGGTTTTTGCACGGCTGAAAGCGGCAAGGCGTTTGCCGAGACGGGCCGCAAATACCAGTACGGCTACTGCCCGGCGCAGGTGGAGTCTGCCTTTTTGCAGGGCTATGGCCCGGTGCGCGAGCGGCTGGACATGCAGGAAG
This region of Comamonas thiooxydans genomic DNA includes:
- a CDS encoding DUF2799 domain-containing protein, with the protein product MGVVTIAAMQARSRFSRALCLVAAALLGGCAGMDAQECRDTDWAYLGQLDAMDGKQDITTRAKRHFRTCKDNGVQMDVRAYQQGWQQGLRGFCTAESGKAFAETGRKYQYGYCPAQVESAFLQGYGPVRERLDMQEEMTQLQQRIDMKKKELREARSARNSSSHIAYVEKDLRDLNLELLQLRFKLAQMPPK
- a CDS encoding glyoxylate/hydroxypyruvate reductase A, with the translated sequence MKVLFCCDDTRPEPWLKGLHDALPGAEIAIWEPGAPQADYALVWAPPQQFLDEQAAGLKAMFNIGAGVDALLPLRIPAELPVYRLEDAGMAVQMAEYVAQAVIRFFRGLDQYESDMSQGLWQHQRNPRRVDYPVGVMGLGKMGERVARALTVFDFKVNGWSRSPRELQGVECFSGMDSLDRFLSETRILVNLLPLHDETRDIINARTLALLQPGAYVINVGRGGHVVDADLIAQIESGHVSGAMLDVFREEPLPENHPFWKQSRIILTPHTSARTLAADSIAQIVGKVAAMSRGEPVTGRVDLRKGY
- a CDS encoding acetyl/propionyl/methylcrotonyl-CoA carboxylase subunit alpha — its product is MFKKILIANRGEIACRVAATARRMGVKTVAVYSDADARAKHVAACDEAVHIGGSAPKDSYLRWERILEAAQATGAEAIHPGYGFLSENEDFANACAAAGLVFIGPPASAIRAMGLKAESKQLMEKAGVPLVPGYHGHDQNPELLQREADRIGYPVLIKASAGGGGKGMRLVEKSEDFAASLESCKREAINSFGNDAVLIEKYVLRPRHIEIQVFGDTQGNCVYLFERDCSVQRRHQKVLEEAPAPGMTAALRQKMGEAAVAAAKAVNYVGAGTVEFIVEQPGGYDQPEAMKFYFMEMNTRLQVEHPVTEAITGEDLVRWQLLVASGQPLPKAQSELRILGHAIEARICAENPENNFLPATGHLAVYRKPVCSSFEISDVRVDDGVREGDAISPFYDSMIAKLIVHGEDRAQALARLDAALAQTHIVGLTTNVQFLRQVVKSQAFSNALLDTALIEREREALFGKDFVGRDLAVAAAMAWQLQGEQAGQGADPFSRRDGWRMSGRYVRSFGFAYRGEDFTAGLAYGRGTQAAQTYQLGIGEGESRSDATLQWRALADGRLELGLDGKRTVVVVHAQGDQLSIFTEAGSTQITVVDQLAHAGDTGHEGGRLTAPMPGKVVSFTVKAGDKVSKGQPLAVMEAMKMEHTIAAPGDGVVLELLYVPGDQVSEGAELLRIEVAA
- a CDS encoding DUF4126 domain-containing protein, with product MDIWQTIIDWLHRIGLHIAPETARAVGDAAGQVTDVAARAGQAVGQMDMASMLALAAALGWASGFRLYAVVFVVGLLGASGLMPLPGGLHVLQHPMVLVISGGLLFVEFFADKIPVVDSVWDLFQSVLRIPAGAALAASVFAADSSTMAMAAALMGGTLAATSQAAKTTTRALINTSPEPFSNVGASLAEDTVSLGAIWLALTNPLVFAAVLLVVVIAMWLVIWALWRFLKAIFRRLRGSGDAQDSLQKT
- a CDS encoding hydroxymethylglutaryl-CoA lyase, translated to MKYPARVKIIDVGPRDGLQNEKQPVPAAVKIELVQRLQDAGLKEIEVTSYVSPKWVPQMADNAEVMAGIARRGGVLYSVLTPNLKGFEAALAGKPDEIVVFGAASEAFSQRNINCSIAESIERFAPVVQAALEAGIAVRGAMSCTVGCPYEGEIAPEKVGYLAGLMKNIGVQRVDVADTIGVGTPVKVQKALEATLAHFDLDQVSGHFHDTYGQALSNTLAALDLGVWNFQSSVAGLGGCPYAKGATGNVATEDVVYLLQGMGIETGIDLDKLIDAGQFISEYLGRPTQSRVAKALLTKRAG